In Lolium perenne isolate Kyuss_39 chromosome 5, Kyuss_2.0, whole genome shotgun sequence, the sequence gggtgaAATACAGACGTGTGAATTAGATGGGCCGCGATATTAAGAAACGTACGAAGCATCCGTTCTACATGAGCTGGCACCTATCTCGCTGGCGTTATACGTGAGCCGGTACATCTGAGTAATCTTGTGCCGGCACCCTGGATATTTGAAGTGGTACATCTACCGCCCTGTCACCGGTTGAGGTTAGAGCATCTTGAGTCGCGTCTCTCTAAATCGTTCTCCAAAGCGTTTCTCAGCCGCGTCCTCTAAACCCGTTTTTTGTCCGGCATTGTCCGATACGGTgttcggcgccccgagcccgtccccgccccacaggggacgctccgggcacgccgaacacaacgaaaagcgaggcgaagagaCGCGGGCCCGAAGCGTCAGCGGCTCGAAAGCCTAAAACCTCGTCGCCTATCTTTAGTCAagagacgttaatggcgtcccagttttcccaggcgacgcatggacgcatctcgtcgtgcatggccgcgtggccatccgcgtcggcgttattgcgtgcaaccatccgctgccgccgctgtataTTAAGAGGCCCTGCGGTTCGTCCCAATCTCTCGCCGCTCCcaaatcttctcctcgccgccccCCAAATCTTCTCCTCGCCGTTCCAAGCAATGTCGTTGTCCTCCCGCTCAGCGTCTAGGGCGGCGACCCTGGACGACCGGCGGTGGCTCCTCCTCCACGACCTCCAGAAATGGATCATGGCGGCGACTGTTGGATCTTGTGCCTGCCGAGATCCATCGTCGGCTTCAGCCGGCGGTGCGAGGAAGGGGGCGGCGATTTGCGGGGCGAGGATGGTGTGGTTGCGGCCGCCGTCCACCGAGTCCTCCTTCGTCATCGTTGGCCAGCAGATGGCGGCGTGGGGGCATGTTCTTCTGCTTCGGGTttgaaggtggtggtcctaggttcttcttctgcgaagatgaagacctgcGGGATGCCAATCCTTTTTCATATAGCCGTAGTGTTGAGTTTCGGAGGCTCCGACGGCGAACGGAATggtgcatcttttgcctggagtttgctggatcgggtggtattcggtcgcgcgcacccatgtttttattccggccGTTTGGTTCTGCAGGGAGCACGTGAGgctcttttctgtgttgacaccaagtgacattggatccatggtgaaagtcagaagaagagaatatcatgaagcccggatgggaggactagctaaggaaggttcaagtctccgctttGTTGAGGGACTtgattggtgttccgggcttcataacagtggtatgaaagtgggagcgacaacacatgtgaagttcaaagtcctacctttcagggtgaaaacccaaggtctagtcttaactggttgtgcctggcaataacCTTGTCGGAGGCATTattttgagagcggagactatctcTAGGGTgaaaactggttgtgcctggcaataacCTTGGTCGGACGGCGACGGTGCTAGAGCACTGTTCCTTTCTTGCAGGTGTCGCTTTTGGAgaatgtatttcaggtgttgtcttggcggtggatgtattgctgttgttaggcctgaAATAGTGTAAcgagacttttgtttcttagttttcttttatcTTTTTGATGTTCATCCATATTGCCATTACAGTGTTGCGTTGTTGGAGagttgggtgtaattggtatattttaatattaatatattccctttataggAAAATGTTAGAGTCAATTAATCATCTACATCGACTGATACGAACGGCCGGAGGATCGATGGCCAGTTTCAGCGGTTGTCCTCACGATCCGCCAATGGCGGCAAAGCCACCGCCGCGCATCATCTGCTTGAACTCCTTGAAGTCGACGCGGCCGTCGCCATCGGCGTCGACCTTGCTGATCATCTGGCGGCATTCCTCCACTGTGCGCCCCTGCTTGAGGCCGAGGCTTGCCAGTACGGACCGAAGCTCCTCGACGGTGATATAGCCGTCGCCGTTCTGGTCGAAGACGTCGAACGCCTCCCGCATGCCGTCCTCGTCGTCGCCCTTGCTACCGCCGTCAGCACCCTCGCCCTCGCCGAGGATAGAGCGGTAGAGCAGACCGAACTCCTCGACGTCGACGCAGCCGTCGCCGTTGGCGTCGATCTTCTCCATGGTGGCGTCCAGCTCGTCGTCCGGGATGTAGATCCCGAGGTTCTTGAGCGACTCGCCCAGCTCCTTCTTGGTGATCTGGCCGTCGCCGTTCTTGTCGAACATCTGGAACACCTTCCTTAGCTCCGACTCGTCCACGCTGCTGCTCATGCTTTCAACTTTCTCTCTCGCGATTTGCATTCTGTATCTTGAAATCGCACGTTCGTGTGGTCGACTGCTGGAAATGGCGTTGCCCAAGTGGTTGGTGATTGGTTTTGTTCCGAGGGGGAGAACAGACTGTGCGGCGTGGAGGTAATGGCGGTGCCTCTTTGTCATTGTGAAGAGAAGACAGACAGGAAATTAAGGTGAGCCGTACCTTTCTTTCCTTAGTAGCTATTCTGCACATGCAAATATGCAATGCACACTGTTTCTTAAGTATAACATGCAACAGCTAAATTAGCCACACGTGATTGGAAGAGTGATACAAGGTTGGCAGAAATAGCTTTTCCCAAGATCAGACTTGTTCGATGATTATTGTTTCCCTAAGTTGGCACTAAGTGTGCCTTCGAGGTTACTAATTTGGAATGGAAAATGTACAAGGCACTAGAGACAGATAGAGGAACGGGACATGATGTTTGATGAATTATAATTTTGATTTACAGATGGACCAAACAATAATAGAAACACATATGAAACGAAGACATATAGGAACCGTAGACGTTTCCTCCAACAGGCAGTTCCTGCCCTGATTCTGAACAGTTTCGACCACCTGGACGCCTGCAGGCTCGGGGACATAACAAACCGGTCCTCACCCTTTATTTAATCAGACCCAATTTGGATTAGTATGAAACAATTAATGATCAAACTGTCGTTGGGGTCTCAAATTTAGCTTGAGTTTCTTCTACTTGTGTGTTGAGGGAATGAGCACtgactgtaacttgtacaacaaaaGCACCATGCATCCCTTGATCATGCAAACAGGAGATTACATCAAAACTTGTGAAGGAACATATAGTAGCAAGTGTAGCAGGGCCCATATCATGCACCCCATTTTTTGGAGCAAAACAATCCTCTAGTTTCTTGGGGCAAATTTGTAAAAACAATTGCACCCCAAACAGTCGAAGGCCACACTTTTTGGCAACGTAAAATGGGCCATAAACGCAATCTGTCCCTAGTTCCATCTCAAAGAAGAGCATGTTTCATAATTCTCATTATCGTTGGTGCTACTTAAGGTTATGGGTCAGCATCGTAGGGAGAGCAGCTACCTTGCTGTGATGGAATAAGCATGATTGGCTTTCCGTGCTTCTTGAAGTCAAAGACTGCGGGAAAGATGGCACTCGACAAATGCACATTGCCCATCAGGTCTAGTTGCGTCAAGTTACCTATAAGAAGCTCATTGGTTATCAACTAATCTCTTTGATACATGCCCATTAGGTTATACCTTAAACATAGTTAAAGAAAATATAAGGAAGTATATTTCTTACTTGCTGTTTGCTTCAATGCGTTACAAATTACATCCAACGAGTCAGGAGGTAAAAGGTTAGATCCTGCATTGACTGAAACAAGGTTTGGCGCTTGCAGTATAAGTCTGGAAATGAAGTGTGCAGTTCTGATCCCACCACGGTTCTtactgcaaaataaaatatgaaGTGGCTAAGGAAACTGGCATATCAAGCATGCATCATTGTCACACATGCAGTGTTCATTTATACCTGATGTTGATGTGGGAGAGATCTACTTTCCTTGGCAATGCTTCCTCAAGTATTTGGAAGCCTTGTGGTCCTAGGCTGATATCTTCAACATTTAGTTCCCTTACGTGTGAACCCAGGAATTTCACTAATGTAGCTGCCACAGAACTGCAAATTCATCTCAGTTCAAAATGTGACCCAAGCTAAGAAAAAGCAACAGAAACGCTGCACAGTGAGGAAGGACTTACCTCCCAAGATGATTATCTGCTATAGACAGCACATCAAGTGGTTTATTAGCAGATGTGAGGCATTCAAGAAGTTCAGTCACACCAATACTTGACAAATCACAGTTCTCTACTCTTAATCCCCAAAGCGGTTTCTCCCTTCGAAGAGCCCGTTCGAAGAAAGGAATGAGAAATCTGCAAATTTTTATATGCAACTCTTGAGTGCTTACTGATAGAacgtaaaataaaaagaaactgtcTTGAAGTTGAATCATAGACATGAAGAACTACTATGCACTCATGATTGATACAAATGTACAGAAAAAACTGAAGACAAACAGGTAGTATAATTCTATTCTCAACAATCTGTAGCATACACTTAATCATGTGTAATGTTGACAAATGACAACTACCTGATACCCTCGTCAGCGATTGGGTTGTCACTTATATCTAAACTTCTCAAATTAGACATCTTTGCTAGAATACTGCATAGATCCTCCATGTCACCCTCCTGCAAATGGTTTCCCCTGACATGATAAGGATTATAAATATGTTTAACTACACAGGCCGTGCCAACTTTAAAAGAGAAGTGGTGACAAAGGTTTCTGATTATGGCAACTTGGCTGATTACGAAAAGGAAAAAAGCAATACCTTAGGTTAAGAACAGTCAGCGAGTTCAAGGATGTGTTTGATTCCAGTGCTGATGAGATACTTGTAGAACTTCTGTCTACAGTTGAAAGCCAGCCTGAAATCTATAAGATATTTTTTATTTGCagtccaaaacacaaatattaaAGAAGGAAATGTTCTCATGTGAACCCACATTGTTTTCTGATATGTCAAGCGTTTGTAAACTGCAAGAAGATTCGAGAAGAGTATGAATGATCATTTTAGCAAACGATGGTTGCACCTTAGCATCGTTAAGTGATAACAACTGCAGCGACCTGAACAATGAGAATAAACCAGTGTTGATACGCACGCAATCATTTTGGCGAACGATCAGTAACAAAGTATCAACATTACGCCATGCACGCTTATGGACAGGCAGCATAACCAGTTTGCTGCatatttttaccattttttttaGTATTCTAATCTGTTATACTGCTCTCTGTTTAAGATGAATTAACTGACATACATCCTCCAAAGGAAAATAAATAAATTTCCCAACACGTGTCATGATACTCTGAAAAAATCCAGAATATTTTGCTGGTTTATCATGTAAAGCATGTAAAAGTTCAACATGACTGGATCTGACACCTTTTTTGGTTTCTGGTGGTCATGTCCCGTTTATTCAACAGGACCTTAAACAGCAAAACTAGCAGTTCTCATTCCACAAAACCCTCAAAATGGTGTTAATCTTTCTAGTGTTAGGAGAGAGCATTTACTTCAATAATTTACTTGAAGCATAAACTAACAAATATAACATGGCAACAATAGTTGAATGATCGCTCTGTGACATATGGTAAGTTAAAAAACTCTGAAGTTAAGGGCAATGACATCATCTCTTAGTCGTAAAATGAAAGTTTACATGATATTTTGCAATTTTTATTTATGATGTTGCCGCGAGTAGGAACAATATGCAGATCTTTTAGAACTTTTAACAGCCCTTGGTTATATTCTGGGCCTGCTCCTGAATATTCTTGTGGCAAATGCATATACTCTACAAGACTGGATATGCTCCTGCCTaaattagattctgaaataaTGGCATCAAATGGCTGAGCAAGATTAACTGGGCATCTAACATCTGTTCGGAAATAAAACCAAGGGAGAATAAAAGGGCATGCAACTTACTTTGCATATGAAATAAAATTTAATAGACCAGCAGAGATGTTTAGTGACTTGCTTTCACCAATGCGAGATGATTTAATACTAAGGCGCTGGATCTCATGATTTTGGGATCCCAGTTGGTAAAGACTATTGCAGACTTTATCCATGACTGCAGGATAAAGCTGGGAGTGGATAAATTCAAGAGATAACAGTGTCTTCGCATGGCAGCTTAGAAGCAGGCATACACCATTGACCTGTCAGTGGAAATTGAAAAGGGGCTTAGAAAAGTGGAGCTATTTCTCACTCACTATCAGCTAAGAAACAGATTAAAAAAATGTGGGCCATCATGCAGAAAAGTATACTGCACATATAAGCGTGTAGCTATCATCCACATAACTCTTTTTCCTAGTCAACTTCTTCTTTGGCATGTTTATTAACTAGGATGCCTCACCCTTAATTTTCCCTATTTCTTTTGAAGTACACAGATATGTAGTTTACAGGACATGGAAACTTGAACTGTTGAACATAATGTTCCTTTTAACTGAGTTGAAGCAAATGATCATGAGGCTCTGCACATTTGCTTCCTAAAGCTATTGTATTTAGTGAAAAATGTAATATCACCAGCATAATATTACCTCAGGCTCTGATATGATTCTTACGAACACCAAAGTTTCTAGCCTGCTGGGTTGCAACATGTCCTGAAAAACAAAGGATTCCAGCAGTCAATTATAACTGTCTCAAGTCTGATTTTACACAATGGGTTCGTGacatacatactccctccgtccacagataagtgtacatgcgggtattccaagataaattatgaagtggagtaaaaatgcattgggaagatgcatctctcctctttaattctttcacctccaatgagctaagtgCATGTAGAAAATAAAGAGAACATGTgctcaatattattgggtttgatttccgtgcgatgagagagaaacaattaaagtgcattgggaagataggagtacactcttttgtggacaaagtttagagctagatgtccacttatttgaggacggagggagtatgcaaACATATATAACATGAAGGACAACTTATTATGGATTTTTAGCGCACATTTATTGTCGTATAATGGAGATATAACATATAACAATATATCAGGAATACAAATGCACAATTGAAACAACACAAGCTAAGAAGTAAGAAACATAGATCATCTATCATAGACAGTGAAAATTAAAGGAACAATAGATAGCTTGTGTGCGAGGCTTTTGCGCGCTAAATACTACCCAAATGGTAGGCTCGTGGATACTGTCTTTGCTGGAAACACCTAAACTGTTTGGCGTGGGATTGAGTATGGCTTGGAACCTGTGAAGAAAGGCTATATATGGAGAGTTGGTAATGGTGGTAACATCAAAACATGGAGAGATCCATGGATACCTAAGGGCCTAACTTTCAAGCCAATATCAAGGAAAGGGAAGTGCTGATTTAACAAAGTGGCAGACTTATTGGATGCCAATGGTGCTTGGCGGGTGGATCGTCCATTAGAATACTTTAG encodes:
- the LOC127319603 gene encoding uncharacterized protein isoform X3, which encodes MAEVRTKAVPAPTLLSLCLKSVAAHLTADAAGAGRSGGCPHHFDGFAQEHEEEDGHLTPEQVAEALPWEILHQLASSLPPLALESLHHAAHARLHFQLPTLIRCCSSTSHTAQFGGPDGNRRGTKRSRCEDFDTAWQALFKFRWPFHANTGHDNLVTVDWQQQYWEAHLQECLDEAAEAALLPLFRGSIREIIMSAKIMSSVYLSEDIAREYSTLSYHWTKLGSYARCLRLQNVLCSAEVCDMLQPSRLETLVFVRIISEPEVNGVCLLLSCHAKTLLSLEFIHSQLYPAVMDKVCNSLYQLGSQNHEIQRLSIKSSRIGESKSLNISAGLLNFISYAKSLQLLSLNDAKVQPSFAKMIIHTLLESSCSLQTLDISENNISGWLSTVDRSSTSISSALESNTSLNSLTVLNLRGNHLQEGDMEDLCSILAKMSNLRSLDISDNPIADEGIRFLIPFFERALRREKPLWGLRVENCDLSSIGVTELLECLTSANKPLDVLSIADNHLGSSVAATLVKFLGSHVRELNVEDISLGPQGFQILEEALPRKVDLSHINISKNRGGIRTAHFISRLILQAPNLVSVNAGSNLLPPDSLDVICNALKQTASNLTQLDLMGNVHLSSAIFPAVFDFKKHGKPIMLIPSQQGMHGAFVVQVTVSAHSLNTQVEETQAKFETPTTV
- the LOC127319603 gene encoding uncharacterized protein isoform X4; protein product: MAEVRTKAVPAPTLLSLCLKSVAAHLTADAAGAGRSGGCPHHFDGFAQEHEEEDGHLTPEQVAEALPWEILHQLASSLPPLALESLHHAAHARCCSSTSHTAQFGGPDGNRRGTKRSRCEDFDTAWQALFKFRWPFHANTGHDNLVTVDWQQQYWEAHLQECLDEAAEAALLPLFRGSIREIIMSAKIMSSVYLSEDIAREYSTLSYHWTKLGSYARCLRLQNVLCSAEVCDMLQPSRLETLVFVRIISEPEVNGVCLLLSCHAKTLLSLEFIHSQLYPAVMDKVCNSLYQLGSQNHEIQRLSIKSSRIGESKSLNISAGLLNFISYAKSLQLLSLNDAKVQPSFAKMIIHTLLESSCSLQTLDISENNISGWLSTVDRSSTSISSALESNTSLNSLTVLNLRGNHLQEGDMEDLCSILAKMSNLRSLDISDNPIADEGIRFLIPFFERALRREKPLWGLRVENCDLSSIGVTELLECLTSANKPLDVLSIADNHLGSSVAATLVKFLGSHVRELNVEDISLGPQGFQILEEALPRKVDLSHINISKNRGGIRTAHFISRLILQAPNLVSVNAGSNLLPPDSLDVICNALKQTASNLTQLDLMGNVHLSSAIFPAVFDFKKHGKPIMLIPSQQGSCSPYDADP
- the LOC127319603 gene encoding uncharacterized protein isoform X2; this translates as MAEVRTKAVPAPTLLSLCLKSVAAHLTADAAGAGRSGGCPHHFDGFAQEHEEEDGHLTPEQVAEALPWEILHQLASSLPPLALESLHHAAHARCCSSTSHTAQFGGPDGNRRGTKRSRCEDFDTAWQALFKFRWPFHANTGHDNLVTVDWQQQYWEAHLQECLDEAAEAALLPLFRGSIREIIMSAKIMSSVYLSEDIAREYSTLSYHWTKLGSYARCLRLQNVLCSAEVCDMLQPSRLETLVFVRIISEPEVNGVCLLLSCHAKTLLSLEFIHSQLYPAVMDKVCNSLYQLGSQNHEIQRLSIKSSRIGESKSLNISAGLLNFISYAKSLQLLSLNDAKVQPSFAKMIIHTLLESSCSLQTLDISENNISGWLSTVDRSSTSISSALESNTSLNSLTVLNLRGNHLQEGDMEDLCSILAKMSNLRSLDISDNPIADEGIRFLIPFFERALRREKPLWGLRVENCDLSSIGVTELLECLTSANKPLDVLSIADNHLGSSVAATLVKFLGSHVRELNVEDISLGPQGFQILEEALPRKVDLSHINISKNRGGIRTAHFISRLILQAPNLVSVNAGSNLLPPDSLDVICNALKQTASNLTQLDLMGNVHLSSAIFPAVFDFKKHGKPIMLIPSQQEAPPLPPRRTVCSPPRNKTNHQPLGQRHFQQSTTRTCDFKIQNANRERES
- the LOC127319603 gene encoding uncharacterized protein isoform X1, with translation MAEVRTKAVPAPTLLSLCLKSVAAHLTADAAGAGRSGGCPHHFDGFAQEHEEEDGHLTPEQVAEALPWEILHQLASSLPPLALESLHHAAHARLHFQLPTLIRCCSSTSHTAQFGGPDGNRRGTKRSRCEDFDTAWQALFKFRWPFHANTGHDNLVTVDWQQQYWEAHLQECLDEAAEAALLPLFRGSIREIIMSAKIMSSVYLSEDIAREYSTLSYHWTKLGSYARCLRLQNVLCSAEVCDMLQPSRLETLVFVRIISEPEVNGVCLLLSCHAKTLLSLEFIHSQLYPAVMDKVCNSLYQLGSQNHEIQRLSIKSSRIGESKSLNISAGLLNFISYAKSLQLLSLNDAKVQPSFAKMIIHTLLESSCSLQTLDISENNISGWLSTVDRSSTSISSALESNTSLNSLTVLNLRGNHLQEGDMEDLCSILAKMSNLRSLDISDNPIADEGIRFLIPFFERALRREKPLWGLRVENCDLSSIGVTELLECLTSANKPLDVLSIADNHLGSSVAATLVKFLGSHVRELNVEDISLGPQGFQILEEALPRKVDLSHINISKNRGGIRTAHFISRLILQAPNLVSVNAGSNLLPPDSLDVICNALKQTASNLTQLDLMGNVHLSSAIFPAVFDFKKHGKPIMLIPSQQEAPPLPPRRTVCSPPRNKTNHQPLGQRHFQQSTTRTCDFKIQNANRERES
- the LOC127319603 gene encoding probable calcium-binding protein CML28 isoform X6 encodes the protein MCICRVPSFPQSLTSRSTESQSCLFHHSKRHRHYLHAAQSVLPLGTKPITNHLGNAISSSRPHERAISRYRMQIAREKVESMSSSVDESELRKVFQMFDKNGDGQITKKELGESLKNLGIYIPDDELDATMEKIDANGDGCVDVEEFGLLYRSILGEGEGADGGSKGDDEDGMREAFDVFDQNGDGYITVEELRSVLASLGLKQGRTVEECRQMISKVDADGDGRVDFKEFKQMMRGGGFAAIGGS